A section of the Pirellulales bacterium genome encodes:
- a CDS encoding SDR family oxidoreductase, translating into MSELSGQTALVTGGGRGIGRGIVIELAKAGAQVAINYHSDRAAAEETAGEVERAGSKALLLPGDVADYDVVERMVADTAQKLGPISIAVGNAVYSDREPFYEADLKGFHRTVDVAMWGSYHLLRAVARQMIAQRTPGSIVIVSSPHAYIPIPRAMAYNISKAAVDQMARTAAIELVDHRIRVNLITPGWIDTPGERKFFSDEALEAAGQKLPWKRLGRPDEIGRGVVFLCDPRSDYITGSALLIDGGVTLPWWSNRGSGVPD; encoded by the coding sequence ATGAGCGAACTATCTGGCCAAACCGCCCTCGTCACTGGTGGCGGCCGTGGAATTGGGCGAGGAATCGTCATCGAGCTTGCCAAAGCTGGAGCACAGGTAGCCATCAATTATCACAGCGATCGAGCGGCGGCGGAGGAAACCGCTGGCGAGGTCGAACGCGCCGGCAGCAAAGCCTTGCTGCTGCCGGGCGATGTCGCAGATTACGATGTTGTTGAGCGCATGGTCGCTGATACTGCTCAAAAGCTTGGTCCGATTTCGATTGCCGTCGGCAACGCTGTTTACAGCGACCGTGAGCCATTTTACGAGGCCGACCTAAAAGGCTTTCATCGAACCGTCGATGTTGCCATGTGGGGATCCTATCACTTACTGCGCGCCGTAGCGAGACAAATGATCGCCCAGCGCACTCCTGGTTCGATTGTGATCGTAAGTTCGCCGCATGCTTATATACCGATTCCACGGGCGATGGCGTACAACATTTCGAAAGCCGCCGTTGATCAGATGGCACGGACGGCGGCAATCGAATTAGTCGACCACCGCATCCGTGTCAATTTGATCACGCCAGGCTGGATTGACACGCCGGGCGAGCGCAAGTTTTTCTCGGACGAAGCGCTGGAGGCCGCCGGTCAAAAATTACCTTGGAAACGGCTGGGGCGGCCCGATGAGATTGGCCGCGGCGTGGTGTTTCTGTGCGACCCACGTAGCGATTATATTACGGGTTCTGCGCTGCTGATTGATGGTGGTGTGACGCTTCCGTGGTGGTCCAACCGAGGAAGCGGGGTTCCGGACTAA